The nucleotide window ttcattCTTTCCTTTGATTTGCTGCTGGGGTTTTAAAATGGTGTCTCTAACCTTTTTAGGTGTATTTcttcttaaaattatatataagatGAGTAATTTGAAAAGTCAATTTATTTATCATTTACTGCCAATACTCTTTTTTTTCCTCTAAATTGGTTTGGTCAATTGCCACAGATGCGAGCTGTATCCTCAGAGTTAGAGGTCCTTGGTAGGCATCAACACCCAAATTTAACTATTCCATTTCTGAAGGTAAAAACATTTCTTTTCCAgtcttcattttttttatctttttaaatttCAGCTCTTCTACACATGGACATAGAATTAAGTTCTAGGTTTCACTAACGAGTGGCCATGTTACATGAATTGTGTTCTGATTTATTTTAGACTAGTTTCTACAGCATCTTGCTGTCACATTTCCTTGTTCTTATCTGATGATGGAATTCATTTGATATGTATCTGTATCATTGACATAAACATATATGATTATCCTGCTTGACAAAAAGAATTTCAATCTGCATAAAGCTGATGTCAACATTTTGGCAGGTTCAAAGATTTTAGGTGTATATAGGTGCAAACTAAAATTTATTGGACCTGTATAATGTATATCATTCTATCCCTTGTTATATCAAGAAGAACTATGGTTGGCATTCCAAAGTATTTAGAATTGTGGTTAACTCTTCTTGTTTCAGAGTTATGTTTCCTTTTTGTTGTATGTTTAATATAATGAATATAAATCTCTTTTGCTTGgagaaaaaaaatctttgttttttcttgttctattattatattcttctttcttgttttatcTTGTTCTATTATTTCATTCTTAATCCTAAAGTTTGAAGATGTTACAAGCAGATTTTCTTATTTGTATTTTGAGCTTGCTGATTGTTAACATTCTTGTGTCTAGGCTATGGGTGAAATTGCAAAGGCATCACAAACTGAAGCATCTTCTTTGCCAGATCAGACAGAAATATTTAGTGCACACGTCAGCTCCAAGATTCTTATAATGAAAAAATGGATTAATGAGAATCATGTGGATAGTAGCTCCTTCTCCATGTGTACCGAATCCCAGGCTTTAGgtaattctgatttgtactatAAGGATTCTGGTCTTCTGTTTCGGCTTTGATTAGTACTGTTGAATCATTGGCACATGACCATGAAATCTGCCAAATTATGTTTCATTGAATTTTGTGAGTATTAatttaagaaattcataaaataaataattggaaGGGTTGTTTTTTGCATTTAGTTACTCCTAAGTTGTATCTAACAGAACAAAGTTCGATATTTCTTTGAGTTTCGGCAATGATTTTACTGTATATTACTTTTATTTGTAAAATTGTACTAAAAATTCCTACATTACTGTGATCTTCGCccagacagatatctcatatttcaaATTGTACTATTTAGTATATCTGATATCATGATGAAATATGACTAAGAGTGTAGAAGTTTAGTTGCTTTCACATGTGATTGCCATATTTAACTAACAAACTAAGCActttgatcataaaattttatacacTCCCCCAGTGAAAGAACACTTTTCTAAAAACAAAGAATTAGTTCTCTTTGAAGATGTGAAAGTGGAGACAGATTAAATAGTTATCTTCTGTGGTTTAGCAGGCTTCCAGtgctatttttttctcatttctttgTTTCAATTGGTATattgttattatgatatttttaatctAGTGTTTGAATATTTTATGTAGTCTTTCAAGGTTCTCTTTGTTCAATGCAAGTGCTATTTGGAATAATTTCCCATTGCCTTTTTGTTCTAATTTGACAACCAGAAATTGGATCTGTCAATTTTGATGATGTTAGTCTTCACTTGGAATATTGGGAGGAATTATTGTTTAAGTTTAATGAGatgaaaagatacagaagaatTGTTGGATCTCTTGTTGGATCATGCTTAAAAGCTGCATCACCACTTGTTTCTTCACAGAAAGAATCAGCTTGTCTGGTGTCTCTGGACATTTATTGAGGTACTTGCTTGATATGTTTGTTGATAAAACATTTTTGGCCAAATGAATCTCTTTCTAATTCTCATTCTGCTGTTGCAAATACTGTTTGGTGTTTAACTGTCAGAAGGCAGCTCAATGCACAGGCACCCATTAATGCAGGTCTGGGAAGGGTCAATTATGCAGTTCTTTCTTTCAGTCAGAGAGAATTAAATTTAGTCTTTCTCAATTTAAGTTTCTACTATATAAAGGGAAAACACAAATTAAGCTCAGCCATTTCAGTATTTATTGTGATGTGAGGAAACCTCTTAGTTACCTGTGTTTAAAGTGAAACCTTACAAGTGCCCTGTGCTTAGTCTgtgaattcaaaattttttactaCCATTCATACGCTTGTTGCTTTTCATGGAGTGTCTTTTGCAAATGGTTCTTCTTACGAATGACAAGCTATTAATGATGGATAGAATGATTACTGGCTACATAATGTAGTTTGCTTGTCATTTGCAAGGTTATAAAGTTGGACAAATTTTGAAGTCTATGTTTACCTAAAATCCAATGATTACAAACTAGAAATTATTTAAGCAATAGGAACATGTACATTGCCATGCAGGTTTTCGATTATGTAGGTCCAAATGAAGGTTTTTTAAAGCTTTATTTTCATTTGGATCTATTATTTTAGatgtttatttttgaagaaaGTTCATTTGGCTCTGCTATAATAGTTGTTTATTCTGTGACTTGTTCTGGATTATTGTAACAGGGAAGCCATTGTTTTGCTAAGTGAAAGGCTTGCATTTACCATCTCTTTGTTCTTTATATAACTATATGCTTGTCAAGGATTTTAAGATGTAGACCATTTGGAGGTGTTACTGTATGATTTCCCTAAATCATGTGTTTCGTTGTGGCTTTcagttctagaagtgccatttttattGGGGTAGCAACCATGAAAAGTTAGAACATGTTCTGAATGTTGTTATATGGTTTAATTGGGAAAATGAACTGTTCTGAGCAGGGTCTGCCATAGCAAATCgtatcgcccgatacgggcggtacaccCAAAAAATGCCCATATCGGACGATAcgggtaatatcgggcggtaacggtcgaaatcgaccgttaccacactgtagcaatgctacagtgctccaacgatcaaattgaccctttctcctcctatttaaatcaattttctctcccctatttcattatactctcgtaaactctctctcaaacattttttttctcttataaactctataaaacaacgatttgtgaattcaatcgaggttaatttaggaagattaagaggaagaactttctaatcaagaggtatgtatttgttttctttaattagagagtaattaagatatttaatattatgattagtgtttTTCATATATAGTAAGTATTGAATAATATTTaccatagtaaaataagtttaattaaattttattaaagttatttaatgcttggattagttattttaatgatgatttaatcaaaatttgtttgattttatattaatttaatatctttaatacttattagggtatttgtcatgtttatagtggtgaaagagaagtaattagtgaaaaattaactatattaatcatataattagtgtagataaatgataattttatcataatttgaattttgaatcatattggattaaaattacatatttaatgtttattttatgtgtttaacatatatatgatggtaaaagaagtttaattatgttttattaaagttatttaatactgtaattagttattttaaatttttaacaatgatttaatcaaaatttgttcgattttatgtgaatccaatatctttaatatctattaaggtgtttgccatgtttataatgttgaaagagaaataattagtgaaaaattaactatgttaatcgcgtaattagtgtatctaatgattttaatacttcttttatgcatgtaacatatttatgataataaaatatgattagttatgttttaataaaattacttaatattgtgattagtgatttatgatcgatatttgatcaatttaatatgtttatattttatagtttatttgatttaaatttgatagaatcatggcaccaaaggaacaatcacatgatgatgcatgggttcatgcccgaaagctagatggaaaccgtcatcattggcaatgtatttattgtaaCTACATTGGTAAAGGTGAAGGAATAACTCGagtgaaaatgcatttggctagtgggtatcctgatgttgcaaatgcaagaaggttccaacggagatccgtaaattatttcgaAGCAAGAttaaacaagcaaaggaagatgcattaaaaaagaaggcaagagttgaggaaaaatatcatagggctacacaggaaccagtttaccagtttatgatcagtatgagggttgcggcgatgaagtcgacccggatctcacagctgGGATTCGTTCATCATTAGAGCATCAgtatacggtcgatgaagcaatgaggcatcgacgacctgacttaCAATTAGAGCATGGCAatggtagtggaatccagaggtcaaccagcatgaggcaaccaactactccttctcaattaggccgaactagtagcatgaggtatagtggactccgtggttttatgagaggtattggcaggaggtccgcaccagatattgttgatagtCATCCGCAaacctatcccccacaaacagcgaaacagacactgattgacgatgcatacacaaaagaaaaaaaacgggatattgggaaggcaatctcaaaatggttcaactttcataggattccagccaacacagccTAAGGTCTATATTATTAGAGCATGatctcttctattcaaaagtctggcacgaggatccaacctccaacaccgaaggagatttacaatgtgtacttagatgaggaggtggcaaAACTAAAGGATtgaatcaaatccttcaagagataATGGaacgaatatggggtgacattgatgtgtgacagttggacaggaccaataagaatgagtatcatcaactttcttttttattgcaatagaagagtggtgtttcataagtccgttaatgcttctgaaaagatccaagatgcaaactacattgagagcttgatggacactatggtagaggagattggaccacagtatgttgtccaaataataaccgacaatagagcgaatttcaaaaaggcCGGTTTGTAAttgttgaaaaaaagaaaaattttgcTTTGGACTCCATGTggagctcattgcatagatctaatgctgaaggatattaGTGAGTTGAATGCGGTCAagaaatgtgtagctcgagcacaatctattacaaagtttatatataatcatcattgggtccacgcattaatgcaaaagtatgtaaatggtgagatacttcgatctggaattactcggtttgctaccaattttattgtattaaagtcataaatatatgttgatttcagcaagagaggaggtcaggaaagcattcaaagatgattttaaggccgaccaatacgtacgaatcattgatcgtcagaccgaagttcatatggatcaagatatccataatgcaggtaaattcatattcagaataattgaatttattattatttagataataaaaaatcatactaacaaaattatgtttcgcagcgtattatctaaaccgggtaattcaatatcgatatgctctcggaacgcaaaataatttcctaacgacactacgaaatgttatatatcggctcttgccaaacactaccgaggcagtcgatgctcttatggagggtcgattattttGAGAAACAGTTagttcattctccgacgttgtagctgtATCATGTCGTTACACTATGGATTCTGGTAaggaaaagttatgcatattgattatcaattatatttaatgttaattatttgttatgttaataaaatcttatttatatctttttccagtcgagtggtggctacaatttgaaggcgatgcaccacatttaaggaaggttgtcgttagtgtactttcacagacaacaacatctagtggttgcgaacgtaattggtcaacgtttgcattaattcatacgaaggtccgcaacagactctcctacagactgttagagaaactagtatatgtccattataacatgcggctaaaattgcgatgtgctgagttggataaggagccagaggaaccagatattgatcccattgaccttcaattctacaacgaagattcagagccaatgttagattgggttgaagtagcagagaaccaagaggatcctctacttgatgaggcgggagatcctcagcgtccttcacgttttatcaccgaggcaatagaagaagaagaagcacaaccccaacaggtaGAAAATCCCCCTCTATTACAACATGGtaggagtcaaactgctcgaggaactaccgatatCCAACGATCACACTCTGTCCGCCCaatgtgcaaaggcaaaggggaaggcaggagcatcagttgcatcgttggaaagaattgagtcgggcgacgagacaccttcacaatcacattctctttctcgctcggtccagagacatgacagcaacacggacagcagtgcctcgatAGATGATTGCGGTGATGCCGGGCAGttgttggtctcgtctacacaacttgagggtggtgaatggactgaggagcaatattttacacatgccactcaagattcagatcatggaactcgacaaggtactggtcaagtttatgcacggaaggggaaggggaaggggaaggcagtagatgAATAtaaacaaatgcgacagagcatacatgatatagacacagaaagatgcttatcgtattcacagccatcgtattatggagaatcatatgggcaacaacagtatggtgatagttggtcatccttctctgagcaacagcatgatacagaacaacaccaatatatgcctcaagagttgtctcggacaaatatgattcttgacgatcaatctacgatcagcaccacattgatgcatcaatggcatacggtgtatcaatgcaCTATGTCAtgtgatcaatttcatgattgggtccaacaaacgtatcatattgatatgtatcgaatcgaggaccccgatccaccacccgtggaggcccgtcgttcgttttggtggtagaattaacaatcaggtatatctagatatatgattatttaattcatttgaattttagagtttatattgtaacaaaatagtctaacaattcaactgatttttctgtagatatttcaatctataacgagctgaaatacgaacctcgaacaagattacctcaaagcccgaaaaagatatgtgatgctattcttatactattactatatttatttgtaacttggaaaccctatcctaacttttttttaattttcaggtattttcggagggataaatcggtgaaatcaggtgtaccgctcggtacaccgtaccataccgtaccgagcccgggtcgaaatgccGGTATGGTACAGTACGGCGAACATTGGTTCTGAGTATGATTTCAAGTTTGTCCTAATTTCCTTGGTGTAGGATACTTTGGGTCATGGGTACAATCCAAGCATGGGCCATGCTGCTTGGTTTTTGGTATGTGGGGGTAGGGATAATGTTGACTTTTTTGGATTAGTTCCTGATAGTTCTGTTGCTTTTCGATCTTGTCGTGTATGATGGCAATCTGGAAAATACAGTATTGCAAAACAGATCAACAACCTGCATCATAATTTCAAGTAGTATGATCAAAGTAAATAGACAGCAACTTCTTGTTGGTTTGTCTTTTTCTCAACACTCCTTTTCTCTTTCTGGAATAATGTTGTATTTTCCAGAGAACAAAATTTCACATTTATTCCCAAGGTCTCAGTCCGTTGTCTTATTACTTTTAAGCAAGTCATTTAGGACTATCAGTTTAACAGATTCTGCCTGTAAATTGCTGCCCTAAAAAGGTGTTACTGGTTAGGCTGTTGCAACAAAGCAAATGTTAATGGAAGTCTTGGTTTCTGTGCCAAAATCAGTTGATATGGTAGGAAACGTGAACCCTCTTCTACATATTATTATTGGTTATGTTTGACAATTGTGTGTTGGTTTTAAACCATTGCAtaatatgttttctttgttcaactaaataaaataattagatgTATACTTTTGTTAGGGGCTTGAGTGGTAAATATCTTATTGGAAAATAGTAAAACAAAATCTTTCTTGTTattctccttagatttcagttgtTTGTACTTTAGAGCAAGGCATTTTTTTGTAGGATGTTTCTGTATCTCTTGCAAAAGTGGAGGAAGCTTATAAGCACGAGAAACAAACCAAAGCAGCAATCTGGGAAGCAGTTCAGTTGCTATCACTAAATGATCTGAAAGATGGGATGGAGGCTGCAGATGAGGAAGCTGACGAGAACAGAGTGCTTCCAGCAATGAACATAATCTggccttatttgattctttgccttaaaaataaggtttcagtggtatgatagatttttttttgctAATTTAGTAAATCTCTTTGGTCTTTTTTCCGTTAACATTTAGTCTATTCTGCGACATCGTACTTTGCTCGATTGTCTGATTTATGCTGAAGCTTCATATATATTTCTCATGTCTTGTCAATCTTTTGTTGACCGACCTAGCTGAAAAATGGACTTTTGGATGACTGGACGCATAGGAATCTTCTAAATCTTATTATTTTGACTATATTTGGCATCTTGGAAGATGTAACTTATATTGCACAGTTGACTTGCCATTTTAAAACTTGTGACATGAATACTAAGCAACTGGTATCACATTAGAAATCCTGTTATTTTAGATGTAGTTAGTTTGTGTACCATATGTTATAACCATTTTCTGGCTGGAGGAGAGGCCTGATGATTGGTTAATGTTGGTCCACAACACCATTCCTAGATCAAGACAAGAAGAGAATGTCATCACAAGCATCGTGTAACGGACCTATATGTTGCAGTTTGCTAAACTTTGCTTGGTGCCTGTTGCTTTCATTTGAAACTTTCAAAGTACCATCTAAATGTAGGACAACCTACAAAGGGCTAAAGGGGATTGGGAATGGAGTGGTTgataagaaattaaaaaagaaaagacagAGGAGAATAATGATAATATTTAACAATGAGCTCAAGTACCATAGGATCAAACGCATACTAGTCTTGAGTGTAGAGATAGACATTTTATGTAATCCTTTATGCTTTATTTGATAATGAAGTTGTAACAATTGTTAATGCTTGACAGCTCCAATAACACCATATTTTGTTTGATGTTTTAGTGGATTATGTATGGTTATGCATATAAGACAATAGGGGGGTTTGGAGCTTTAGGGCTTATGTAATGAAAGAGTTAAGAGGTAGGATAATTGGGGGAGAAATAAGATAGATATTAGGTGGATATCTTGGATTCACTCAAGTCTACCAAACTCACTTCATGGGAAGATTGTTGACATCACATCACACTGTATTGTGGTCACAAGAAATTAAATCAAGTTAGTACAATCATAGGATACATGCTCATAAAAACTATATAAGTATTTTAAAAATGTTAAGAAATTAAATGGTTGTTCTGAAAGTTTGGTGTCAGAAGGTGTTGATTTGGTTTTGAAACTTTGCCCaattgcaaaaaaataaaaaataaaaatatttgggcTACTGATAGGCCATGCCAATGTGTATTGTGTATTGTGTCTTATGCGGTGGTGTTGGAGCATTTGATACATATATGAATATGGAGTGTTGGTACTTCCAAGTTGAAAAGCCTTGACATGTGGCTCCATGTTATTTTGGACTTTTAGTAACCATTAAAGGATTTATGCTATTAGGGTTCAAATATTGTCTTCTGATGTTTCTAACTTGCTGTATTTAGCCATTAAAGGACTTTTAATAATTTGTCTTCTGATTATGCAGTGATGTTTCTACCTTTGCTGTATTCCCAGTTAAAGGATTTATGCTGTATTCCCAGTTGAAGGATTTATGCTGCATTAGATACagctttgatttttcttttattctttttcagGTTGTGATCAGGAAATGCTTGAATATGCTGCATAAAGCAGTTCAAATTGGTGGCGGGGACTTTTTTGTTCGCTGGTTTCAGAATGATGGGCATACTATATGGAAGTTGCTTACTTCATCCCCATTTCGAAGGAAACCAATGCTATCAAATGAGGAAAGAATTCTTCTCCCTTACCGAAGTAATTCTATCACTTCAGAAGAACCTATGGCTGAAGTCTACAGCCAAAAAATCCAGGCagcagtattggacatgattaccATGATATGTTCAGACAAGAGGACTAGTTCAGCATTACAGACAGTCCTGAAGAAGGTTAGTGGTATTGTCGTAGGTATTGCTTCCAAGGATGGTTCAGGAGGAACACAAAATCTGCCCAGAACTGCATGCAGGACACACTATTGATACAGAAATGCATGCAGTAATGAAGACTTTGGAAAGCCTGAAGATCTACTTTCTGGATAAGGAGGAAGTCATAATCAGGACAGACTGTCAAGCCatcataagcttcttcaacaagtctgcCCAGAACAAACCTTCTAGGGTCCGGTGGATGGCCTTCGTCGACTATATAATCGGATGCGGCGTTGAAGTGAAATTCGAGCACATCGAAGGAACCAGTAACATTCTCGCTGATTCCCTATCTAGACTAATAAATATTCTAGTCGCAGGATGGCCGGACGAGCAAGCAATCCTAATGCTGGAGGCTACGAAGGAGGTCCAAGCGAGACCAAGCCCAAGAGCTGCAGCCTACCTCAACCAATTCATGACGACCTGGCAGAACAATACCTACAAGGGATCGCCAAGCTCAGGAGGGGATCCCGAACAGGAATCCCCCTTCGAGATCTCGAAACAGTTGAaaaagagctcaaaattattcaaAGAGAGGCCGCCCGACAAGCCTGCGTCACACTACGGTGCCTCCTCAGCATCCACTCAGCAAAGATGGAAGAATACCAAAGGAGGAGTggaggaaaagacaactggtacaaagactggctaccagctgtccttcagcagcagcagcaattagAGAGGGCCCTCACACTAACACAAGATGCTGCCCACAGGCTGGAAAGCTTCAACTTTTAATAGTTATGGCATTTTTAGGTCACTAGCTTTCGCACTGAGCCCCGGGGAGCCGTGCAAAGTTTGGAGTCTAGCGTCGGCGTTCTTCGCCTttttagaaatctggagtctagcGTCGGCGCCCACAGAAGGGCGCCCTTAGTTTTCAAAGGGAACGGCTGGATAAAGGGTGTCGATGGGGACCTGAGATCCCCCGACCCTATGCCTTCAGTTCTCTATATAAACAACTGCATCTCTCATTGCAGAACAGGCAGAAAAGATCTGAAGTTCTACTTTGAGAAGTCCTTTCAAGGTTTTAATCCAGAGTCTGTAAGTTTCTTACTAGTTCTTAATACATATCTCTGCTTTTAAATCTTGAAGCACGCTGTCCTCttaatggtatcagagctttTGTTAAATCCATTTTGTGTGTTTAAGTCTATCTTATTGCTAGATTCTACCCACAACTTAGAATCAATTGAGAAAGCCTAAATAGCTGTCAAAATATCTTTGCTTATAACTGGACTACGATTGTCAACAGACGTAAGGTGTAATTGGGCAAGAAGTCCCTAAAGAAACACTGAAAAGGTGAGACAATCTAAGAAAGAAATAAGCAAGGGGAAATCTGATGGATAGAAAAGCCTAAGGTTGATGTCTGAAAAATGGGAAGAGTCTATACAACAATGGTATATTAACTCTCACACCTCTAAGTTAGATTACCTTGACCTTGCCGAAAGCAAGAACCCAACTCGGAAAGAACTAGCCCAGAACCTTGCTGTCATTTATGACAGAACTTGCCTATCAAGTAGAGTTCATCTGAAAAACTTCAAAATTCTGATAGAAAAGAACCAGTCTCTCGAAAAAGAAATCAAAACACTAAAATCCTCAGTCGAGACACTTTCAGCCTTGCTCTCCGAAAACAACCCAATATCAAGACAGGAGATAAAAGGCCTAATAATAGAACTATCAAAGGATCTTCAAGAAAGAGGATTCAACCAGAAGCTCTCAAAAATAGAAACTCTCCTAACAAAAATAGAGAGGCAAATCTGCGGATGAGCCACTTATTCACTAGGAGTACCGAGTCCTACAGAGAAGCACTCAAAGCCACAGAATCTATTGATTCCCCTTCCCTTGGATTCCTGAAATCTAACGATTACCCAGGAACCCAAAGCCATCAGGCAGCCATAATCAAACAGCATAATACCCAAATACAGCTACTAGTACAAATCGCTGAAGATATAAAGGGGATACGAACAGAGTTACAAACAATAAGAGAGATCCAGCAGCAAAAGACTGGACCTACTCAGAGTCTTCCAGAAGACTTGATCACCAAATTATCAAATCTAAGCCTAGGATCTTCATAAAGACCTAAAGAAGCTCAAGGAAGAATTCTTGTGTTCAAGGATCCTATTCAAATCCTCAAGCAAGTTCAACAATGACGACCCGAACCTCTAGACAAGAAGCGTCAACATCTGCCCCTCTAGTCGAGGATCAGATCCGCGATTACAGGAGGAGCCATAGAAGGCTATTCAATGCGCAACAAGCGACGAGGCGAATCGGGCAAAGACTGCTGGGAGGACCAACCATTTCCCAACAAGTACTTGAGCAACAGATAAACCCCCAAGTACAACTGAGGCTCTCCATGAGGGAAAGGGCAACAATAGCACCTGCAGAGGTGTTATACCACTCCAGATGTGATGATGCCCACCATCGCGTGTACACACACCGATCGGAAGAAGCCATGCTGGTTACTAACAACCAGGAAGATAGAGCTTTCATTATGGAGGAAAGCTACGAGCAATTGCAGAGAAGCCATATGCAATACATCCACTTGGGAATACTACAAGTCAGGGTGCAAACCCTTCACAGACAGGAGGAAG belongs to Musa acuminata AAA Group cultivar baxijiao chromosome BXJ1-11, Cavendish_Baxijiao_AAA, whole genome shotgun sequence and includes:
- the LOC135596696 gene encoding uncharacterized protein LOC135596696 isoform X5 — its product is MFSIVLGKDFISSGFLHSSLYLFLRNLICSNSEIRIASDAVLHVLSVSSGHATVGQLVVANADYIIDSLCYLLRHLDINPHVPDVLATILSYVGTARDILPLLEEPMRAVSSELEVLGRHQHPNLTIPFLKAMGEIAKASQTEASSLPDQTEIFSAHVSSKILIMKKWINENHVDSSSFSMCTESQALEIGSVNFDDVSLHLEYWEELLFKFNEMKRYRRIVGSLVGSCLKAASPLVSSQKESACLVSLDIY
- the LOC135596696 gene encoding uncharacterized protein LOC135596696 isoform X7, with the protein product MQDVSVSLAKVEEAYKHEKQTKAAIWEAVQLLSLNDLKDGMEAADEEADENRVLPAMNIIWPYLILCLKNKVSVVVIRKCLNMLHKAVQIGGGDFFVRWFQNDGHTIWKLLTSSPFRRKPMLSNEERILLPYRSNSITSEEPMAEVYSQKIQAAVLDMITMICSDKRTSSALQTVLKKVSGIVVGIASKDGSGGTQNLPRTACRTHY
- the LOC135596696 gene encoding uncharacterized protein LOC135596696 isoform X6; its protein translation is MGHAAWFLDVSVSLAKVEEAYKHEKQTKAAIWEAVQLLSLNDLKDGMEAADEEADENRVLPAMNIIWPYLILCLKNKVSVVVIRKCLNMLHKAVQIGGGDFFVRWFQNDGHTIWKLLTSSPFRRKPMLSNEERILLPYRSNSITSEEPMAEVYSQKIQAAVLDMITMICSDKRTSSALQTVLKKVSGIVVGIASKDGSGGTQNLPRTACRTHY